Proteins from one Corvus cornix cornix isolate S_Up_H32 chromosome 19, ASM73873v5, whole genome shotgun sequence genomic window:
- the LOC109146006 gene encoding fibrinogen-like protein 1-like protein: MVYSEMNGADRAVIQRNHQSSAILWNESWSTYKYSFGNGHTEFGWAPSTSTRSPGRRSTIWVRFAIWDASNDMKFADYNLFSLGDESQGYQLWLGAHSGTAEDAMASKGTTTMHDNMKFSAKDRGQDTSSGNCATSSGAN, encoded by the coding sequence ATGGTGTACTCTGAGATGAACGGGGCAGACAGGGCTGTTATCCAGAGGAACCATCAGAGCTCAGCAATCCTCTGGAATGAGTCTTGGAGCACCTACAAGTACAGCTTTGGGAACGGGCACACCGAGTTTGGCTGGGCACCAAGTACATCCACCAGATCACCAGGCAGAAGGTCTACCATCTGGGTCAGGTTTGCCATCTGGGATGCTTCAAATGACATGAAGTTCGCAGACTACAACCTGTTCAGCCTGGGTGATGAGTCCCAGGGCTACCAGCTGTGGCTGGGAGCGCActcagggacagcagaggaTGCCATGGCCTCCAAGGGCACCACGACCATGCACGACAACATGAAGTTCTCTGCTAAAGATCGGGGTCAGGACACTTCTAGCGGGAACTGTGCCACCAGCTCCGGGGCAAATTAG